The Microbacterium maritypicum genome contains a region encoding:
- a CDS encoding TIGR03943 family putative permease subunit: MSEQTATRARALGTRWLGVGLAAVISVVTLGLGLTGRLNLYISPESVWFACAAAVVTLAGAIWSCTLPLGEEGDHGHDHGPAAAVVDDTEGREVPASSRRTLGAVAAVTGGVIASGVVVAGLILPPASLSVELAMSRAGEQSALFVGADTVALGVADTSTFGVGDWASVFSAATNTAAYDGAAVTLRGFVTPGESGDGVNLTRLVITHCVIDAQTAVLPVDVKADEYATGQWVEITGTVRADADGKLRIEPTDVVAIDEPGDPYEY; the protein is encoded by the coding sequence TTGTCTGAGCAGACGGCAACGCGCGCACGCGCACTCGGCACCCGCTGGCTGGGGGTGGGACTCGCCGCCGTGATCTCGGTGGTCACGCTCGGCCTCGGTCTCACCGGACGCCTCAATCTCTACATCAGCCCCGAGTCGGTGTGGTTCGCCTGCGCCGCCGCCGTCGTCACCCTGGCCGGAGCGATCTGGTCGTGCACTCTGCCGCTCGGCGAGGAGGGCGACCACGGCCACGACCACGGGCCTGCCGCCGCTGTTGTGGACGACACGGAGGGGCGCGAGGTCCCGGCTTCCTCCCGCCGCACGCTCGGTGCCGTCGCGGCCGTCACCGGTGGCGTCATCGCCTCGGGCGTCGTCGTCGCCGGTCTCATCCTGCCGCCGGCCTCGCTGTCGGTCGAGCTCGCCATGTCGCGCGCGGGGGAGCAGAGCGCGTTGTTCGTCGGCGCTGACACGGTAGCGCTCGGCGTGGCCGACACCTCGACCTTCGGCGTCGGCGACTGGGCCAGCGTCTTCTCGGCGGCGACCAACACGGCCGCCTACGACGGTGCAGCGGTCACGCTCAGAGGTTTCGTGACGCCCGGCGAATCGGGTGACGGTGTGAATCTGACCCGTCTGGTCATCACCCACTGCGTCATCGACGCCCAGACCGCCGTCCTGCCGGTGGATGTGAAGGCCGATGAGTACGCGACCGGCCAATGGGTCGAGATCACTGGAACCGTGCGAGCGGATGCCGACGGCAAGCTGCGCATCGAACCGACCGATGTCGTCGCGATCGACGAGCCGGGAGACCCGTATGAGTACTGA
- a CDS encoding TolB-like translocation protein codes for MSTDDERPEVPAVPRTRAEMRAAREAAEAAEAERIDRAVASADHVAPPVDQGTQPAAQPAAGAEDAAVREAAAREAAAREAAAREAAVREAGDREVAEQEAAARKMAAFEAAAREDAEATALPPVPLATEPVFVGAAPISADPISADPISAAEAEAAEEFPAPPAPRAPVGREAPHTPVSRRRFALTLVAVLGVLVVVGTGLGIASLLQGPRISDVQVNAAQAIESSGSRVILTANQALADIDPAQVTVEPAVPFTVDASGRGVGVRFTVPLDDSTEYTIRVADAVGAGGGPKTTLTTSFTTPPSNIFLLRRDVEGKDKIFLTDLSGEKAVPVFEHDKINDFRATSTKLVVAVEEDEGSRLLVMDRDGKNPRELKLPGDGYVGAIQVSERGGLVGYSYSDKELSDTEGRASVLVTQSLTGDGDPQIIEVAGAEASVFVWQFVPDSAAVLFIDFDGALSLVDRSTDAGVQALGLAATIQGISRGTYTAIVERLDGAVVELNLADGSEQPLAASDPDYGIASSITPFPGGTLRHVVARDDEGLPIGQVVVRVDDDGAATPLVEVGSTDSILQACASPSGQYAAVVVAPDLANNAYDGMLLPLPENVETHLIDMASGKEIVALTGFDASWCQTAPRF; via the coding sequence ATGAGTACTGACGACGAGCGCCCAGAGGTGCCCGCCGTCCCGCGCACCCGTGCGGAGATGCGTGCAGCGCGAGAAGCCGCCGAGGCGGCGGAGGCCGAGCGGATCGACCGCGCGGTCGCATCCGCCGACCACGTCGCCCCTCCCGTCGACCAGGGCACACAGCCCGCTGCACAGCCCGCCGCCGGTGCAGAGGATGCTGCTGTTCGTGAGGCCGCCGCTCGTGAGGCTGCCGCCCGCGAGGCCGCAGCTCGTGAGGCCGCCGTGCGTGAGGCGGGTGACCGCGAGGTCGCCGAGCAGGAGGCCGCCGCCCGCAAGATGGCCGCCTTCGAGGCCGCGGCGCGCGAGGATGCCGAGGCGACCGCGCTTCCGCCCGTCCCGCTCGCGACGGAGCCGGTGTTCGTCGGTGCCGCCCCGATCTCTGCCGACCCGATCTCTGCCGACCCGATCTCTGCCGCTGAGGCCGAGGCCGCCGAGGAATTCCCTGCGCCGCCGGCGCCTCGCGCCCCTGTGGGCCGGGAGGCCCCGCACACGCCCGTGAGTCGTCGCCGGTTCGCGCTCACGCTCGTCGCGGTTCTCGGTGTGCTCGTCGTCGTCGGAACCGGCTTGGGCATCGCCAGTCTTCTGCAGGGTCCGCGCATCAGCGACGTGCAGGTGAACGCCGCGCAGGCGATCGAGTCGTCCGGAAGCCGTGTCATCCTGACCGCCAACCAAGCCCTCGCCGACATCGACCCCGCGCAGGTGACGGTCGAACCGGCCGTGCCGTTCACGGTCGACGCCTCCGGTCGCGGCGTCGGCGTGCGATTCACCGTCCCGCTCGACGACTCGACCGAGTACACGATCCGTGTGGCCGATGCCGTGGGCGCCGGCGGCGGGCCGAAGACGACGCTGACCACGAGCTTCACGACGCCGCCTTCGAACATCTTCCTGCTACGCCGCGACGTCGAGGGCAAGGACAAGATCTTCCTCACCGACCTCAGCGGCGAGAAGGCCGTCCCGGTCTTCGAGCACGACAAGATCAACGACTTCCGCGCGACCTCCACGAAGCTCGTCGTGGCGGTGGAGGAGGACGAGGGATCCCGGCTGCTCGTGATGGACCGCGACGGCAAGAACCCGCGCGAGCTGAAGCTCCCCGGCGACGGCTATGTGGGTGCGATCCAGGTCTCCGAGCGAGGCGGCCTCGTCGGCTACAGCTACTCCGACAAAGAGCTCAGCGACACCGAAGGCCGTGCGAGCGTGCTCGTGACCCAGTCGCTGACCGGCGACGGCGACCCGCAGATCATCGAGGTCGCCGGAGCCGAGGCGAGCGTGTTCGTCTGGCAGTTCGTGCCCGACAGCGCGGCGGTGCTGTTCATCGACTTCGACGGTGCGCTCTCGCTCGTCGACCGTTCGACCGACGCCGGCGTGCAGGCGCTCGGCCTCGCTGCCACCATCCAGGGGATCTCCCGCGGTACCTACACCGCGATCGTCGAGAGGCTCGACGGTGCGGTGGTCGAGCTCAACCTGGCGGATGGCTCTGAGCAGCCGCTCGCGGCATCCGATCCCGACTACGGGATCGCGAGCTCGATCACGCCGTTCCCCGGGGGCACGCTGCGCCACGTCGTCGCCCGCGACGACGAGGGCCTCCCGATCGGACAGGTGGTCGTGCGCGTCGACGACGACGGGGCGGCGACCCCGCTGGTGGAGGTCGGTTCGACCGACTCGATCCTGCAGGCGTGCGCATCGCCGAGCGGCCAGTACGCCGCCGTGGTGGTCGCACCGGACCTGGCGAACAACGCCTACGACGGGATGCTGCTGCCACTGCCGGAGAACGTCGAGACGCACCTGATCGACATGGCCTCCGGCAAGGAGATCGTCGCCCTCACCGGCTTCGACGCCTCGTGGTGCCAGACGGCCCCGCGATTCTGA
- a CDS encoding DNA-3-methyladenine glycosylase produces the protein MPGDPDVARGTDRPQEALRRAVRADLSDSAVDVAPRLLGGELRTFVAPSTDAVALEVRLRITEVEAYHGQGTGGIPDPGSHARMGRTARNSTMWGEPGHLYVYLSHGIHSCVNVVCGPKGQGDGVLLRAGEVVAGAEAAATRRGAALPLRRTTSRDLARGPGRLGQAVGLHHPLHDGIDAITGEEQHGMRAELWLGPPRDDVVSGPRVGVAGVAGTAAFPWRFWIDEDPTVSPFRWGRGAQAESLHTTGVGRMMPARGR, from the coding sequence ATGCCCGGCGATCCCGATGTCGCCCGCGGCACCGACCGGCCGCAGGAGGCGCTGCGCCGTGCCGTCCGCGCCGACCTGAGCGACTCCGCGGTCGACGTCGCGCCGCGCCTGCTGGGGGGAGAGCTGCGCACGTTCGTCGCGCCCTCGACCGATGCCGTCGCGCTCGAGGTGCGGCTGCGCATCACCGAGGTCGAGGCCTATCACGGGCAGGGCACGGGCGGGATCCCGGACCCTGGCTCCCACGCCCGCATGGGCCGCACGGCGCGCAACTCCACCATGTGGGGCGAGCCAGGGCATCTGTACGTGTACCTCAGCCACGGCATCCACTCGTGCGTGAACGTCGTGTGCGGGCCCAAGGGGCAGGGTGACGGCGTGCTGCTCCGCGCCGGCGAGGTCGTGGCGGGCGCTGAGGCCGCGGCCACCCGTCGCGGTGCCGCCCTTCCGCTTCGGCGCACGACGTCGCGCGACCTCGCACGGGGGCCGGGCCGCCTCGGGCAGGCCGTGGGGCTGCATCATCCGCTGCACGACGGGATCGATGCCATCACGGGCGAGGAGCAGCACGGAATGCGAGCCGAGCTGTGGCTGGGCCCGCCGCGGGACGACGTGGTGAGCGGCCCGCGCGTCGGCGTCGCCGGCGTGGCCGGAACCGCGGCCTTCCCCTGGCGCTTCTGGATCGATGAGGACCCGACCGTGTCTCCGTTCCGGTGGGGGAGAGGTGCTCAGGCGGAGTCTCTCCACACGACCGGGGTGGGCAGGATGATGCCGGCGCGCGGGCGCTGA
- a CDS encoding LacI family DNA-binding transcriptional regulator — protein MTTSARRRSTVHDVARVAGVSRGTVSRVINGGYVSDTARAAIEEAIREVGYVPNTAAQNLVRQRTQAIAFIVHEPHALFLEDPNIGAIMLGTNETLSEADYQMVCLVVDSVRDTERVARYLNGGFVDGAVIVSARAQDPITNAVMRLDLPVAYVGHPPDVDAAWVGVDNRGAANAVTSRLMATGRRRVGMIAAALDRDSGTDRLAGFTDALGPDFDPDLVEEAPLYSYAEGAAAMTRLLARAPDIDGVFGASDAVAAGAMLALRQAGRRVPEDVGVVGFDNSSWATRTTPPLSTVDQPAEGLGAAAAAAVLAQLRDDQRPRAGIILPTPVVWRDSA, from the coding sequence ATGACCACTTCCGCCCGCCGCCGCAGCACCGTGCACGACGTGGCACGGGTGGCCGGAGTGTCGAGGGGAACCGTGAGCCGCGTGATCAACGGCGGCTATGTGTCCGACACCGCTCGGGCGGCGATCGAAGAGGCGATCCGCGAGGTCGGATACGTTCCCAACACCGCGGCGCAGAACCTGGTGCGCCAGCGCACCCAGGCCATCGCGTTCATCGTGCACGAACCGCACGCGCTGTTCCTGGAAGACCCGAACATCGGCGCCATCATGCTCGGTACCAACGAGACGCTGTCCGAGGCGGACTACCAGATGGTGTGCCTCGTGGTGGACTCGGTGCGCGACACGGAACGCGTCGCCCGCTACCTCAACGGCGGCTTCGTGGACGGTGCAGTGATCGTCTCGGCCCGCGCGCAGGATCCGATCACGAACGCGGTCATGCGACTCGACCTTCCCGTCGCCTACGTGGGCCATCCCCCTGATGTGGATGCGGCCTGGGTCGGCGTCGACAACCGCGGGGCCGCGAACGCCGTGACATCACGCCTGATGGCGACAGGACGCAGGCGCGTCGGCATGATTGCCGCGGCGCTCGACCGCGACTCGGGCACCGATCGCCTCGCGGGGTTCACCGACGCACTGGGCCCCGACTTCGACCCGGACCTGGTCGAGGAGGCGCCGCTGTACTCGTACGCCGAGGGAGCTGCGGCGATGACGCGGCTGCTCGCGCGCGCCCCCGACATCGACGGGGTGTTCGGGGCCTCCGACGCGGTCGCCGCCGGAGCGATGCTGGCACTGCGCCAAGCCGGCCGCCGCGTTCCCGAGGACGTGGGCGTCGTGGGATTCGACAACAGCTCCTGGGCGACCAGGACCACCCCGCCGCTGTCGACCGTCGACCAGCCGGCGGAAGGACTCGGTGCAGCCGCAGCGGCCGCTGTGCTCGCCCAGCTGCGCGACGATCAGCGCCCGCGCGCCGGCATCATCCTGCCCACCCCGGTCGTGTGGAGAGACTCCGCCTGA
- a CDS encoding beta-galactosidase, producing the protein MAAAVSDRIAALSAGRGLVFGCDYNPEQWDRSVWPEDVRLMKQAGVGLVAINIFGWSSINPAPDAWDFSALDEIIGLLHASGIRINLGTGTASPAPWVTARHPEMLPVGADGTVFQQGGRQGYCPSSPLFRAYAADVVTHVVERYGDHPAVSLWHVSNELGCHNALCYCDVSAEAFRVWLRERYDDIDALNRAWGTTFWSQRYSDFEDVRPPGQALSLRNPGQMLDFQRFSSDEQLALYRAEAAILRERSSIPVTTNFMVTAHIRNLDYWTWAGEMDLIANDHYLDRRLDDARGELSFAADLTRGLAQGEPWLLMETSTGAVNWQPYNLAKAPGEMRRNIASHLARGADGICFFQWRASTQGAEKFHTALVPHAGEDSDQWREVVELGALVDRLGEVAGTRVAADTALFFSWESWWAAENEGRPSEALTYLGQVHAAHAALSDAGLTTDVVRPGADLDGYGLLIVPALHLISDADAAAIARAVEGGAVALITFFSGIVDEEDRVRTGGYPGAFRDLLGIRSEEFAPLRPGEVVTLTDGTTGTVWSERLAATDAEVIASFVDGPAAGGPAITRRTAGDGAAWFLSTQLSRADYAGLMTRIAAGAGVARTPGAGPDVEIVRRVGDTGSFLFVVNHGATDAEVTASGHEFVTDAPATGIVPAGAVRIIKEDV; encoded by the coding sequence ATGGCCGCCGCAGTGTCCGACCGCATCGCCGCCCTCTCCGCAGGGCGCGGCCTCGTCTTCGGATGCGACTACAACCCCGAGCAGTGGGATCGCAGCGTGTGGCCCGAGGATGTGCGCCTCATGAAGCAGGCGGGTGTCGGCCTCGTCGCGATCAACATCTTCGGCTGGTCGTCGATCAACCCGGCCCCGGACGCCTGGGACTTCAGCGCCCTGGACGAGATCATCGGTCTTCTGCACGCGAGCGGGATCCGCATCAACCTCGGCACTGGCACCGCCTCGCCCGCCCCGTGGGTCACCGCCCGCCATCCCGAGATGCTCCCGGTGGGCGCGGACGGCACCGTGTTCCAGCAGGGCGGTCGTCAGGGGTACTGCCCGAGCTCTCCGCTCTTTCGCGCCTATGCCGCCGACGTCGTGACGCACGTGGTCGAGCGCTACGGCGATCACCCCGCGGTGTCGCTGTGGCACGTGTCGAACGAACTCGGCTGTCACAACGCCCTCTGCTACTGCGACGTCAGCGCCGAGGCGTTCCGCGTCTGGCTGCGTGAGCGCTATGACGACATCGACGCGCTGAACCGCGCGTGGGGGACGACGTTCTGGAGCCAGCGGTACAGCGACTTCGAGGATGTGCGTCCGCCCGGTCAGGCCCTGTCGCTGCGCAACCCCGGGCAGATGCTCGACTTCCAGCGGTTCAGCTCCGACGAGCAGCTCGCGCTGTACCGCGCGGAGGCCGCGATCCTGCGGGAACGGAGCAGCATTCCGGTCACGACGAACTTCATGGTCACTGCGCACATCCGCAACCTCGACTACTGGACCTGGGCGGGCGAGATGGATCTGATCGCCAACGATCACTATCTCGACCGCCGTCTCGACGATGCCCGCGGGGAGCTCTCGTTCGCCGCCGACCTCACGCGCGGCCTCGCGCAGGGCGAGCCCTGGCTGCTGATGGAGACCTCGACGGGCGCGGTGAACTGGCAGCCGTACAACCTCGCCAAGGCGCCGGGGGAGATGCGGCGCAACATCGCCTCCCACCTCGCCCGCGGCGCCGACGGGATCTGCTTCTTCCAGTGGCGGGCTTCGACGCAGGGCGCGGAGAAATTCCACACCGCTCTCGTCCCCCACGCCGGCGAGGACTCCGACCAGTGGCGCGAGGTGGTCGAACTGGGCGCGCTGGTCGATCGCCTCGGCGAGGTCGCCGGCACCAGGGTCGCGGCGGATACCGCGCTGTTCTTCTCGTGGGAGAGCTGGTGGGCGGCCGAGAACGAAGGGCGTCCGAGCGAGGCGCTGACCTACCTCGGGCAGGTGCATGCCGCTCACGCGGCCCTGTCGGACGCGGGTCTGACCACCGACGTCGTGCGCCCCGGCGCCGACCTCGACGGCTACGGTCTGCTCATCGTGCCGGCCCTGCACCTCATCAGCGATGCGGATGCCGCGGCCATCGCACGCGCGGTCGAAGGCGGTGCCGTCGCGCTCATCACCTTCTTCAGCGGCATCGTCGACGAGGAGGATCGCGTGCGCACCGGCGGTTATCCGGGGGCGTTCCGCGATCTGCTGGGCATCCGCTCCGAGGAGTTCGCTCCGCTGCGCCCTGGCGAGGTCGTCACCCTCACCGACGGCACGACGGGCACCGTCTGGAGCGAGCGGCTCGCGGCGACCGACGCCGAGGTCATCGCATCGTTCGTCGACGGCCCCGCTGCCGGGGGTCCAGCGATCACGCGGCGGACGGCCGGCGACGGCGCGGCCTGGTTCCTCTCCACCCAGCTCTCGCGAGCGGATTACGCCGGGCTGATGACGCGGATCGCCGCCGGCGCCGGGGTCGCACGGACGCCGGGCGCGGGGCCGGACGTCGAGATCGTCCGACGTGTCGGGGACACCGGCAGCTTCCTGTTCGTCGTCAACCACGGGGCGACCGACGCCGAGGTCACGGCGTCCGGTCATGAGTTCGTCACGGACGCCCCCGCCACCGGCATCGTGCCGGCTGGGGCCGTCCGCATCATCAAGGAGGATGTATGA
- a CDS encoding carbohydrate ABC transporter permease: MTTTLTASAVSAPTAARARRRVPHKGAIAFLIVPFGVLFALFYVVPIAYAFWQSLLVVERDGTFGKAEQVFGGLTQYVLVFQNEAFWSSMGRMLLFGVVQVPVMLGLALLFALLLDSPLVRGKRFFRLAFFVPYAVPGVIAAIMWGSLFSPNLSPFTAITKNIDFLGADLVLWSIANVVTWVYVGYNMLIIYSALLSIPQELYEAARLDGAGQWRIAWSIKIPLVRPAIVMTAIFSIIGTLQLLAEPQVFRSFSSAVTSTFTPNMTVYATASIPNTNLAAAFSVVLAVTTFVLSFGFMKYMQRKEQNA, translated from the coding sequence ATGACCACCACGCTCACCGCCTCGGCGGTCTCTGCGCCCACCGCGGCGCGAGCCCGTCGGCGCGTCCCGCACAAGGGAGCCATCGCCTTCCTGATCGTGCCGTTCGGCGTTCTGTTCGCGCTCTTCTATGTCGTGCCGATCGCCTACGCGTTCTGGCAGTCCCTACTCGTCGTCGAGCGCGACGGCACCTTCGGCAAGGCCGAGCAGGTGTTCGGCGGCCTCACCCAGTACGTGCTCGTCTTCCAGAACGAGGCCTTCTGGAGCTCGATGGGGCGCATGCTGCTGTTCGGCGTCGTGCAGGTGCCTGTCATGCTGGGCCTCGCCCTGCTGTTCGCCCTGCTGCTGGACTCGCCTCTCGTGCGCGGGAAGCGCTTCTTCCGTCTGGCGTTCTTCGTGCCCTACGCGGTGCCGGGCGTGATCGCCGCGATCATGTGGGGCTCGCTCTTCTCGCCCAACCTCTCGCCCTTCACCGCGATCACCAAGAACATCGACTTCCTCGGCGCCGACCTGGTGCTGTGGTCGATCGCGAACGTCGTGACCTGGGTCTACGTCGGATACAACATGCTGATCATCTACTCGGCACTGCTGTCGATCCCGCAGGAGCTGTACGAAGCGGCTCGCCTCGACGGCGCAGGCCAATGGCGGATCGCCTGGTCGATCAAGATCCCGCTGGTGCGGCCCGCGATCGTGATGACCGCGATCTTCTCGATCATCGGCACGTTGCAGCTGCTCGCCGAGCCCCAGGTGTTCCGGTCGTTCAGCTCGGCCGTGACCAGCACCTTCACCCCGAACATGACCGTGTACGCCACCGCATCCATCCCGAACACCAACCTGGCCGCCGCCTTCTCGGTCGTGCTCGCCGTGACGACGTTCGTGCTGTCGTTCGGGTTCATGAAGTACATGCAGCGCAAGGAGCAGAACGCATGA
- a CDS encoding carbohydrate ABC transporter permease, producing MTTASIVAPGRRRSTARESGISRTGAMLIMAVFTVYFLLPLWWLLVASSKETGDILTTAPLWFADFHLFDNIAELFTYRDGVYLRWLGNSMLYAALGGAIATLLAAMAGYALAKYRFPGRDVLFDIVLGGVLVPATALALPLFLIFSQAQLTNTFWSVFLPSIVSPFGVYLARIFAASSVPDELLEASRLDGAGEIRTFFTVSIRLMTPALVTMFLFQFVAIWNNFFLPMIMLRSEDLFPVVFGLYNWNNQLNQLPELRGLVLIGALLSVIPLIVTFLLLQRFWRNGLGAGALK from the coding sequence ATGACCACCGCGTCGATCGTCGCGCCCGGCCGGCGCCGCAGCACCGCTCGGGAATCGGGCATCTCCCGCACGGGCGCCATGCTGATCATGGCCGTGTTCACGGTCTACTTCCTGCTGCCGCTGTGGTGGCTGCTCGTCGCCTCCAGCAAGGAGACCGGCGACATCCTCACCACCGCGCCGCTGTGGTTCGCCGACTTCCACCTCTTCGACAACATCGCGGAGCTGTTCACCTACCGGGATGGCGTGTACCTGCGCTGGCTGGGCAACTCGATGCTCTACGCCGCTCTCGGCGGGGCCATCGCCACGCTCCTGGCCGCCATGGCCGGGTACGCCCTCGCCAAGTACCGCTTCCCCGGCCGCGACGTGCTTTTCGACATCGTGCTGGGAGGAGTGCTCGTCCCCGCGACGGCTCTCGCGCTGCCGCTGTTCCTGATCTTCAGCCAAGCGCAGCTGACCAACACGTTCTGGTCGGTCTTCCTCCCCTCGATCGTGAGCCCGTTCGGCGTCTACCTCGCGCGCATCTTCGCCGCCTCCTCGGTGCCGGACGAACTCCTCGAGGCGAGCCGACTCGACGGGGCGGGGGAGATCCGCACCTTCTTCACCGTCAGCATCCGTCTGATGACCCCGGCACTGGTGACGATGTTCCTCTTCCAGTTCGTGGCCATCTGGAACAACTTCTTCCTGCCGATGATCATGCTGCGCAGCGAAGACCTCTTCCCCGTCGTGTTCGGTCTCTACAACTGGAACAACCAGCTGAACCAGCTCCCCGAACTCCGCGGTCTCGTCCTGATCGGCGCCCTGCTGTCGGTCATCCCGCTGATCGTGACATTCCTCCTGCTCCAGCGCTTCTGGCGCAACGGACTGGGCGCCGGCGCCCTGAAGTGA
- a CDS encoding ABC transporter substrate-binding protein, with translation MQHSKKKAAAVIAISAFALAGCSAGGGDSTGGGDAAASCTPADGDVTLEFTSWIPGIEDVVKIWNDANPEIQVDVQTGPNGNGGTYQNFFNQIKAGDAPDLGQIEYDALPNFLVQDGLEDLSTCEDVVAAEDQFVDWAWGQVTLGTDGVYGVPQDTGPMALFYRADLFEQNGIAIPTTWDEYREAAVKIRDLGGYITNFSQSDINQFAGFAWQDGAQWFSSDDEGWTVTLADDATTTVADFWQSMLDDDLVATVPAWTDEWNNAYNSGEVWTWNSAVWGANSISSGAPDTAGSWAVAPLPQWKAGGSAAGNWGGSSTAVLKGSEHLYEATKFALWLNTSDEALTALAEAANLYPATTEGLALPVFSEGVEFYGGQKIYDVFADAATQVSPDFAWGPTMTQTYADVSDGFKAAVSGSGTLLDAIEKGQTATVDALKAASIPVTE, from the coding sequence ATGCAGCATTCGAAGAAGAAGGCAGCGGCCGTCATCGCCATCTCGGCGTTCGCGCTCGCAGGCTGCTCCGCCGGCGGCGGAGACAGCACCGGAGGCGGCGATGCCGCCGCTTCCTGCACCCCGGCCGACGGTGACGTCACCCTCGAGTTCACCTCCTGGATCCCCGGTATCGAAGACGTCGTGAAGATCTGGAACGATGCCAACCCCGAGATCCAGGTCGATGTGCAGACCGGCCCCAACGGCAACGGCGGCACGTACCAGAACTTCTTCAACCAGATCAAGGCGGGCGACGCGCCCGACCTCGGGCAGATCGAGTACGACGCCCTGCCGAACTTCCTCGTGCAGGACGGCCTCGAAGACCTCAGTACCTGCGAAGACGTCGTCGCCGCCGAGGACCAGTTCGTCGACTGGGCCTGGGGGCAGGTGACGCTCGGCACCGACGGTGTGTACGGCGTTCCGCAGGACACCGGACCCATGGCGCTGTTCTACCGCGCCGACCTGTTCGAGCAGAACGGCATCGCGATCCCCACCACCTGGGACGAGTACCGTGAGGCGGCCGTGAAGATCCGCGACCTGGGCGGCTACATCACCAACTTCTCGCAGTCGGACATCAACCAGTTCGCCGGATTCGCGTGGCAGGACGGCGCCCAGTGGTTCTCGAGCGACGACGAGGGCTGGACGGTCACGCTCGCCGACGACGCCACGACCACCGTGGCCGACTTCTGGCAGAGCATGCTCGACGACGACCTCGTCGCGACGGTGCCCGCCTGGACAGACGAGTGGAACAACGCCTACAACTCGGGCGAGGTCTGGACCTGGAACTCCGCGGTCTGGGGTGCCAACTCGATTTCCAGCGGCGCCCCCGACACCGCAGGCTCGTGGGCCGTCGCTCCGCTCCCGCAGTGGAAGGCCGGCGGATCCGCGGCCGGAAACTGGGGTGGTTCCTCGACCGCCGTGCTCAAGGGCAGCGAACACCTCTACGAGGCGACCAAGTTCGCGCTGTGGCTCAACACGTCGGATGAGGCGCTGACCGCGCTCGCCGAGGCGGCCAACCTCTATCCCGCCACGACGGAGGGACTCGCACTGCCGGTGTTCAGCGAGGGCGTGGAGTTCTACGGCGGGCAGAAGATCTACGACGTCTTCGCCGATGCCGCCACCCAGGTCTCTCCCGACTTCGCGTGGGGTCCGACCATGACCCAGACCTACGCCGACGTCTCGGACGGCTTCAAGGCCGCGGTCTCGGGCAGCGGAACCCTGCTCGACGCGATCGAGAAGGGCCAGACGGCGACCGTCGACGCGCTCAAGGCGGCGTCGATCCCCGTCACGGAGTAA